In a single window of the Bradyrhizobium sp. ORS 285 genome:
- a CDS encoding TetR/AcrR family transcriptional regulator, which produces MTLVSEHIEPDTRERILVVAERLFRQIGYQKTTVADIAKELRMSPANVYRFFDSKKAIHQGVARTLMGQVEVAAIAIAEREGPAVPRLRELLGTIHRMNTERYVGDNKLHEMVAIAMEESWEVCEAHIMLVTEIIGRVIGQGAASGEFAVSDIVLATKCATTAMMRFFHPQMIAQCATKPGPTVDEMIDFVLAGLGSKGAAS; this is translated from the coding sequence ATGACGCTGGTTTCCGAACACATCGAACCCGATACGCGCGAACGCATCCTGGTTGTTGCCGAGCGCCTGTTTCGACAGATCGGTTACCAGAAGACGACCGTCGCCGACATCGCCAAGGAGCTACGCATGAGCCCGGCGAATGTGTATCGCTTCTTCGATTCGAAGAAGGCAATCCATCAGGGCGTCGCGCGCACCTTGATGGGCCAGGTCGAGGTGGCTGCGATCGCGATCGCCGAACGAGAGGGCCCCGCCGTGCCGCGGCTGCGCGAGCTGCTCGGCACCATTCATCGCATGAACACCGAGCGCTATGTTGGCGACAACAAGCTGCACGAGATGGTCGCGATCGCGATGGAGGAGAGCTGGGAGGTCTGCGAAGCGCACATTATGCTGGTCACCGAGATCATCGGCCGCGTGATCGGGCAGGGCGCTGCCTCCGGCGAATTTGCCGTCAGCGACATCGTGTTGGCGACGAAATGTGCAACGACGGCGATGATGCGCTTCTTCCATCCGCAGATGATCGCGCAATGCGCGACCAAGCCGGGCCCGACGGTGGACGAGATGATCGATTTCGTCCTGGCGGGGCTTGGTTCGAAGGGCGCCGCAAGCTAA
- a CDS encoding efflux RND transporter periplasmic adaptor subunit yields the protein MLIRLIFASYSKLLTGIALATMAAALAGCNETVAQKAEPVRPVLVASVHYEAETPERSFVGTIRPRIEADIGFRVAGKVAKRLVEVGQTIEVGQPLATLDEVDLKLQAEQAEAEFRAATGVLAQASAAEIRAKELRAKGWTTDAQMDQAKASADEARARLNRAERSVELTRNSLSYATLVSDARGVVTASMIEPGVVVAAGQAAIRLARFAEKEAVVAIPETLLDRAKNGTATVSLWSESGKTYTARLREIAPAADPATRTYLAKFSLPDANDSVSLGMTATLTLSDPATTRVARLPLSALFNDGRDPSLYVVNDKGEVTPKPVKVKAYDSKDVLITSGVDEGEKVVALGVQKIDPAQKVRVVSALTF from the coding sequence ATGTTGATCCGCCTGATTTTCGCGAGCTATTCCAAGCTGTTGACCGGCATTGCGCTGGCCACCATGGCCGCCGCACTGGCCGGCTGCAATGAAACCGTCGCCCAGAAGGCCGAGCCTGTCCGGCCGGTTCTGGTCGCGTCCGTCCATTACGAGGCCGAAACGCCCGAGCGAAGCTTCGTGGGCACCATCCGGCCGCGGATCGAGGCCGACATCGGTTTTCGCGTCGCCGGCAAGGTCGCCAAGCGCCTGGTCGAGGTCGGCCAGACCATCGAGGTCGGCCAGCCGCTTGCGACGCTCGACGAGGTCGATCTGAAGCTGCAGGCCGAGCAGGCCGAGGCCGAATTCCGCGCCGCGACCGGCGTGCTGGCGCAGGCCTCTGCGGCCGAGATCCGCGCCAAGGAGTTGCGCGCCAAGGGCTGGACCACGGATGCTCAGATGGACCAGGCCAAGGCGTCCGCGGATGAAGCCCGCGCGCGGCTCAATCGCGCCGAGCGCTCGGTCGAGCTGACGCGCAATTCGCTGTCCTACGCGACGCTGGTGTCGGATGCGCGCGGTGTCGTCACCGCGTCGATGATCGAGCCGGGCGTGGTCGTGGCCGCCGGCCAGGCCGCGATCCGCCTCGCGCGCTTCGCCGAGAAGGAGGCTGTCGTCGCGATCCCCGAGACCTTGCTCGACCGCGCCAAGAACGGCACAGCCACCGTATCGCTGTGGTCGGAGAGCGGCAAGACCTACACCGCGCGGCTGCGCGAGATCGCGCCCGCCGCCGATCCCGCGACCCGTACCTATCTCGCAAAGTTCTCCTTGCCCGACGCCAACGACAGCGTCTCGCTCGGCATGACCGCAACGCTCACGCTGTCCGATCCCGCCACGACGCGCGTGGCCCGGCTGCCGCTGTCGGCGCTGTTCAACGACGGCCGCGACCCCTCGCTCTACGTCGTCAACGACAAGGGCGAGGTGACGCCGAAGCCGGTCAAGGTGAAGGCCTACGACAGCAAGGACGTGCTGATCACCTCCGGCGTCGACGAAGGCGAGAAGGTCGTCGCGCTCGGCGTGCAGAAGATCGACCCCGCGCAGAAGGTGCGCGTGGTCTCGGCGCTGACGTTCTAA
- a CDS encoding efflux RND transporter permease subunit: protein MKRFNLSAWAVSHPPLVLFLIVALGLFGFLSYQRLGRAEDPSFTVKVVNISVMWPGATATEMQSQVADPIEKKLQELPYFEKVQTYSKPAFSAMQVTFRDSTPPKEVPYLFYLVRKKLADAQGSLPSGVLGPFVNDEFSDVDSILFMMTGDGADYAQLKKVAEGLRQRLLKVNGVTKVNLYGTQDERIYVEFSHAKLATLGISAQALFDSLAKQNNVTPAGTVETSSQRVPLRVTGALDGAKAVAETPVESNGRVFRLGDIATVTHGFVDPPTFKVNQEGKPALGIGVVTAKGANILELGKDVHAASDDFMKAVPQGIELTQIADQPKVVETAVGEFVHSFVEALAIVLFVSFLALGWRTGIVVALSVPLVLGIVFIVMSAMGLDLHRISLGALIIALGLLVDDAIIAVEMMVVKMEQGWDRVRAASYAWESTAFPMLTGTLVTAAGFLPIGFANSATGEYAGSIFWIVAIALVASWFVAVIFTPYIGVKLLPDMKARHGHDEHAIYDTRMYRGLRRIVRWCVDHRIITVGATVAVFAASVVGFGHVQQQFFPLSERPELFLQLRLPEGTAFNVTEKAARKAEDLLKGDKDIETFTSYVGQGSPRFWLGLSPQLPNEAFAEIVIVAKDVAARERIKARIESAAADGQINEARVRVDRFNFGPPVGFPVQFRVIGPDTAQVRDIARQVRDVVRQNPNTRDAQLDWNEQSPYLKLVVDQDRARALGLTPQDVSQSLAMLISGVQVTTIRDGIEKVGVIARAVPSERLDLAGVGDLTITSRNGVAVPLQQIAKIEYSHEEPILWRRNRDMAITVRADVADGVQAPDVTNQIWPKLADIRSHLDPAYRIEMGGAIEESAKGNASLAALFPVMAIVMLTLLMIQLQSFSRLLLVFLTAPLGIVGASLGLNVANAPFGFVALLGLIALAGMIMRNTVILVDQIEHDVNSGLTRREAIIEATVRRARPVVLTALAAILAMIPLSRSAFWGPMAITIMGGLFVATFLTLLYLPGLYALWFRKSLDERGAAAQDHSAAQHVEGAAPALPLAEAAE from the coding sequence ATGAAGCGGTTCAACCTGTCGGCCTGGGCGGTCAGTCATCCGCCGCTGGTGCTGTTCCTGATCGTAGCCCTCGGCCTGTTCGGCTTCCTCTCCTATCAGCGGCTCGGGCGCGCCGAGGATCCGTCCTTCACCGTCAAGGTCGTGAACATCTCGGTGATGTGGCCGGGCGCGACGGCGACCGAAATGCAGAGCCAGGTCGCCGATCCCATCGAGAAGAAGCTGCAGGAGCTGCCCTATTTCGAGAAGGTGCAGACCTACTCCAAGCCCGCCTTCAGCGCGATGCAGGTGACCTTCCGCGACTCGACGCCGCCGAAGGAGGTGCCGTATCTGTTCTATCTCGTCCGCAAGAAGCTTGCGGATGCGCAGGGCTCGCTGCCATCGGGCGTCCTCGGACCGTTCGTCAATGACGAGTTCTCCGACGTCGATTCGATCCTGTTCATGATGACCGGCGACGGCGCCGACTATGCGCAGTTGAAGAAGGTCGCCGAGGGCCTTCGTCAGCGGCTGTTGAAGGTCAACGGCGTCACCAAGGTCAATCTCTACGGCACTCAGGACGAGCGCATCTATGTCGAGTTCAGCCATGCCAAGCTGGCGACGCTCGGCATATCAGCGCAGGCGCTGTTCGACTCGCTCGCCAAGCAGAATAACGTGACGCCGGCCGGCACGGTCGAAACGTCCTCGCAGCGCGTGCCGCTGCGCGTCACCGGCGCGCTCGACGGAGCCAAGGCGGTGGCCGAGACGCCGGTCGAGAGCAATGGCCGCGTGTTCCGGCTCGGCGACATCGCGACCGTCACGCATGGCTTCGTCGATCCACCCACTTTCAAGGTCAACCAGGAGGGCAAGCCGGCGCTCGGCATCGGAGTCGTCACGGCCAAGGGCGCCAACATCCTCGAGCTCGGCAAGGACGTTCATGCCGCCTCTGACGACTTCATGAAGGCGGTGCCGCAGGGCATCGAGCTGACGCAGATCGCCGACCAGCCCAAGGTGGTCGAGACCGCGGTCGGCGAGTTCGTGCATTCCTTCGTCGAGGCGCTGGCGATCGTGCTGTTCGTCTCTTTCCTGGCGCTGGGATGGCGCACGGGCATCGTGGTGGCGCTGTCGGTGCCGCTGGTGCTCGGCATCGTGTTCATCGTGATGAGCGCGATGGGCCTCGATTTGCATCGCATCTCGCTCGGTGCGCTGATCATCGCGCTCGGCCTGCTTGTGGACGACGCCATCATCGCGGTCGAGATGATGGTGGTGAAGATGGAGCAGGGCTGGGACCGCGTGCGCGCGGCGTCCTATGCCTGGGAGTCGACGGCATTCCCGATGCTGACGGGAACGCTGGTCACGGCCGCGGGCTTCCTGCCGATCGGCTTCGCCAATTCCGCGACCGGCGAATATGCCGGCAGCATCTTCTGGATCGTTGCGATCGCGCTGGTCGCCTCATGGTTCGTCGCGGTGATCTTCACGCCCTATATCGGCGTCAAGCTGCTGCCGGACATGAAGGCGCGTCATGGCCATGACGAGCACGCGATCTACGACACGCGCATGTATCGCGGCCTGCGCCGGATCGTGCGCTGGTGCGTCGATCATCGAATCATCACCGTCGGCGCGACGGTCGCGGTGTTCGCGGCCTCGGTCGTCGGCTTCGGCCATGTGCAGCAGCAGTTCTTCCCGCTGTCGGAGCGGCCCGAATTGTTCCTGCAGTTGCGGCTGCCGGAGGGCACCGCCTTCAACGTGACGGAAAAGGCGGCGCGCAAGGCCGAGGACCTGCTGAAGGGCGACAAGGATATCGAGACCTTCACCTCCTATGTCGGCCAGGGCTCGCCGCGCTTCTGGCTCGGCCTCTCGCCGCAGCTGCCGAACGAAGCGTTCGCCGAGATCGTCATCGTCGCCAAGGATGTCGCCGCGCGCGAGCGCATCAAGGCGCGAATCGAGTCGGCGGCCGCCGATGGCCAGATCAACGAGGCGCGCGTGCGCGTCGACCGCTTCAATTTCGGCCCACCCGTCGGCTTCCCCGTGCAGTTCCGCGTCATCGGCCCCGACACCGCCCAAGTGCGCGACATCGCGCGCCAGGTGCGCGACGTCGTCCGGCAGAATCCGAACACGCGCGATGCGCAGCTCGACTGGAACGAGCAGTCGCCGTACCTGAAGCTCGTCGTCGACCAGGACCGCGCCCGCGCGCTCGGCCTCACGCCGCAGGACGTCTCGCAGTCGCTGGCCATGTTGATCTCCGGCGTCCAGGTCACGACGATCCGCGACGGCATCGAGAAGGTCGGCGTCATCGCCCGCGCGGTGCCGTCCGAGCGGCTCGATCTCGCGGGGGTCGGCGACCTCACCATCACGTCGCGCAACGGCGTCGCCGTGCCGCTGCAGCAGATCGCCAAGATCGAATATTCCCACGAGGAGCCGATCCTGTGGCGGCGCAACCGCGACATGGCTATCACGGTGCGCGCCGACGTCGCCGACGGCGTGCAGGCGCCCGACGTGACCAACCAGATCTGGCCGAAGCTCGCCGATATCCGCAGCCATCTCGATCCGGCCTATCGCATCGAGATGGGCGGCGCGATCGAGGAATCGGCCAAGGGCAATGCGTCGCTGGCCGCGCTGTTTCCAGTCATGGCGATCGTGATGCTGACCTTGCTGATGATCCAGTTGCAGAGCTTCTCGCGGCTGCTGCTGGTGTTCCTCACCGCGCCGCTCGGCATCGTCGGCGCTTCGCTCGGCCTCAACGTCGCCAATGCGCCGTTCGGCTTCGTCGCGCTGCTCGGCCTGATCGCGCTCGCCGGCATGATCATGCGCAACACCGTGATCCTGGTCGATCAGATCGAGCACGACGTCAACTCGGGCCTGACCCGGCGCGAGGCCATCATCGAAGCCACCGTGCGCCGCGCCCGCCCCGTGGTGCTGACCGCGCTGGCCGCGATCCTGGCCATGATCCCGCTGTCGCGATCGGCGTTCTGGGGGCCGATGGCGATCACCATCATGGGCGGTTTGTTCGTTGCAACCTTCCTGACGCTGCTGTACTTGCCGGGATTGTATGCCTTATGGTTCCGCAAGAGCCTTGATGAGCGCGGGGCTGCCGCGCAGGATCATTCTGCAGCGCAGCACGTTGAAGGGGCGGCCCCCGCGCTGCCGTTGGCCGAGGCGGCCGAGTAG